The DNA sequence acgtaaatgaaatgtttttcgtCTGGAGAATATTATGTTTGTACAAAATGGTGTTTGTAccttagttttgaaaataaaatgtggtaGAACATTTTATAACCAGTTATCTCGTTTTATatggttaaataaatgttattacaaatactgaaGATTACGAAATGTGTAACTTACTGCGCAGTGTGTAAGTTCTTGTGTTTCCAGATTATGTACGTTTTATTATAAGATACGTGGACTTACTTATCAGTAtcttatatttatacaatttataattaagaTTGAGACAACATGCAGACTCACAACATGATTTAATGAATATCATGTGTCATGTTATTACTTTGATTTCCACATGATTTTTATGACACGTAGCAAAAActcatcaaaaatatattttgtgtttaagaaatatttatttattgatttatattaattaaacgtTTTGATCTGTATGGACTGAAACATTTATGGTTTTGTCACCAGGAGTCGTGATATATTGTGTGAAAGTACGAACGAAATATTCGATAGGACAACAAAACCATAGAAATGTTTCATCTTCACAGCACGTTAATTAGATATGTATTAAGCAGTTTGAGATAACACATACAGTTTAGTAATTTCTTACCAGAAggttacattttctttactttaaagtttttatcatcaaacaaaaatgtacaactgtaaaaTTACCACTTGTACTTCATCCATTATCATTTTGAAACGAGTATAATCTGTCCACGTTGTTACAAACACTTAGCTGTATTGTGGGACGTATTGTTTCTCTAGGTCTCACTTGTTCCTGAGGTTGACTGGTTTCTCATTAAATGTTTCTAAACCGTTAATTATTAGTGTTGTACAGTAACGGTTTTACATGGAAGATTTGGGATAACACTTTCTTGTTATAATTCTTGGAAGCTTAGTTATAAGTTAATTCAATGGTTCAGTCAAGAATAAACCCAAGGATAACAATCTTTGCATGCTATGTTTGTTGATATTCCAAACTTGAGACTAAGGTTATCAGATGTGAAATTTTAATCATTAACATTATTTGATCTTCAGTCTCCACCTTAAAATTAAAAGTCACGATATGAGACATATACTCAACCAATGTGGAGAATACTTTTCGGTCATTAAAGTTTCACTTTAAGATATTGTTCCCCCCTTCAAGTTAAATTACATTTGTCTAACAAAACCTTGTTTGAACATCTGTTCATTTCTGTGTTTAACTATGGTCACTGTCACGTATAAAACCTCTATAACAAAGTTGATAGTCAAGTaaattgcccggcatggccaggtgggttaagacactcgactcgtaatctgagggtcgtgggttcgattcttcgtcgcaccaaacatgctagccctttcagctatggaagcgttatatgtgacggtcaatccactattcgttggtaaaaaagtagtccaacagttggcggtgggtgaggatgactaATAACAAATGGATTACTTGTTATTCTTTCATGATAGGTATTGAAATtcggattttagagttataagtcatATGTATGTCTACTGAAACCCTGGTACAGAATGTAATAAAGGTGAAGGAACTCAAGTTGTCTGTGTGTTTGTCTCAAGATACTAAAGTCTTTCTTCCAGACaacgaaataatttatatacattacgACATAAGTCAAAATGTATTATGTTGTCattacagtaaacagttaacttgaGAAAGAGTTGGAAAGTGTAGCGAGATTTGTGTTCATTGAAAAATgttccttttgttttttattaggtaGAAACCTACGAAATAGGATTCGTGTGTTgttcccatcacgggtatcgaaacccacgttttagcgttataagccttcaaacttaatCTTTGAAATAACGGGAGGGACATTTCACTTTGGGTAACTGTTATTAAATGTACGTTGTACCCATGGTGTATAAATATGTGTCCCACTTAACACGCCGTGGGATatcggtaagtttacgaacttataacTCTAACATTCGAAGTTCGCTTCTCTACAGATaccccagtgtggctttgttctaaaagaaacaaaatgtatatttgtcaGTAACTTGAAAATGTTCGTTACATAAATTAAGAttctttctttgaaattaagcacaaagctactcaatcaGCTGTCTCTACattactcaccacgggtatcgaaaccccatgTTGTGAGACAACTCGAACAAGTGCGTCAGACAAATTAAGTaacgaaaaataaaacactttgaaggattggtttgttttgaatttcgcaaaaactgcacgagtgctatctgcgctagccgtccttaacttagcaatgtaagacttgaggaaagcaactagtcatcactaaactccgccaactctggggctactattttactaacgaatagtgggattgaccgtcacattatagttgaaaagtcgagcatgtttggtgcgactagaattcgaacccgcgaccctcagattaggaatcgcgtgtcttaaccacctggccatgccatgcccacTGTGAAGTAATGAATGGTTTtaaggtgtttattttatttatatatttatttatcgcGACGTTTCTAAAACGTATTGTTAAGACCGATCCAGTAACAAGATTGtttcaacatttaataattaaaatagaagTTTAACTACTTTCTTTTTCTGGTAATTACAAAACATGTGAAAGACTCGTAAACGTTGCTTAAAATTCCGTAACCTGTTGGGAAAATATAAAAGACAAAGACTGTAgatttatgataaatttaaaaaataaaacggtGAATTCGATGTATCGTTTATGACCTTGAAGTTGAAAACTGTTTGCGTACGAACCAGTTGTCTTTAATATTGAATATCAAGTTTGAGGACCAAACAATACTTTGTGTTTCTACTAAACTTGTAACACAGGTATCTTTCTCTAAATTGCCAATCTATGCTCTTATTTCGTGGTTTGATTTATGTTTCAGATTCATATCATATTTACATTtgacaaaattatgatttattttctatatttcatgTCTTATCCAGAAAATAGACTTGTTTAGTTTGTGTCATatagttcttataattattatgttacaacATCGTAAGGAACATCTGTGATTATAATGTCTTGGTTTCGAGCTTCTGTAAAGCTACAGTATTACAACAGTTTAACTGATACAGCCATATTTACATTATCTAGGTGAGATAGCTCTCTGAATTAATAAACTAGACGTCAATCAATCTGGCGATTTACGGTTTATGTCCTGTTGACACAAACCTATGTTTCACACTTTGGAACCGCtcatgcgttataagagtaaaagtGAAATACAACTTTTCGAATAGAGCGGGCAAAATTTGTCGGTGGATTctgttaattagctgccttttctttaatcTATCAAATCAAAAATTATGGGTGTATAATCCTCGTGACGTTTCTCGCTGATGTTTGAAAGAAGCCAATCAGAGATGAGACGAAATCGATTAGACAAGTCTAAGAAACGAGCTGTAAGCACGATCGATTTAGAAGATCAGATTGTTTTGAAATACAACTTTATAGGACATTCAGGCACACATATTGGTTGTGACATGAAGCTCACGTggtttactgtttacatttatttacattgtaaatAACGTCTAACTATTGCAAGtaattctttgtgaacctgaaccTGACCAGAGTCATCTTTAAGTCACGTGtttataactgaataatattGTGGGTCAAGTAAACATATTTCTTGCAGGACGAAAGTTGAGTCTGAGTTTTATAGAAAGACTGTAGATAGAACTGAATCGTGAGAAAGTATTTTTCTGCAAAGTGTAACACAGACGGTTAGACATACGTTTTCCATAATTATTGTGTACTATGTATATAAAAGATATTCTTCTATAGCAGCTCATGatacatatattgtttaaaacacactTAAGTGAGAAATCAATATAGCGTGtgaaaaacaccaacaaacataatagaaataacagATAGTTCTGGTTCCAAACGTTAGACAGAGGACAGAAATGTGAAGAAACGCCTTCTAAATAATATACAACAGTGAATCACAGTCTCAGGGTCAGGGTTCGAACCCCCATCCCACCAAGCATGACCGTCCTTTCAGCCATTAAGACGTTATAGCGTTTGAGAATAACTTaaacagaaacaccactataaaaacacagtcgtttgagaatcactgatacagaaacaccactataaaaacacagtcgtttgagaataactgatacagaaacacaacTATAAAAGCAcaatcgtttgagaatcactgatacagaaacacattTTGTTCTAATTGTGTTACCGAACATAGTCTCTACTATTCgtcatatcaaaattataatgttacggccaattcgACTGAAAGTAGGGACTGTTTTGGATAACCTATGAATGAGTTTACTCGaaatttaataaacgtttataaacaCAAGTCATATGGTAATCCAACGTATCCACCGAAGGTTttgaaccttgaattttagctttataagccttaAAGCTTAATTCTGTGCGACCATAAAAGGTATTAAATACCctttaaaaagttaatatgaACGTACGTTTATATATGGCTTCTTCAtattgtatgtatgtttgtaacttaAAGTGTCGTCTCATGAAATGAACAATTCTCAggacaaacatattataatagaCAAATATTTTTGTCTACTTTTCAACATGTAAAAGATTGGGTGAAGACAGTTGTTTTTTACGTAACACTTCGACTCTGAGAGAgttggttagtttgtttgttgtcagaTCTGTGTATTGGTTTAACTCTGCTTTGCCAAGGGCAAGtatggaaacccgatttttagcgtgtTACTGGTCATGATCATGAGGAATATTTACCTGTAACTGGAATAAAAATACTGAACCAattaacaatgagaaaataaACCCTTCCAAGAAATCTTCGATATTACGAGACAACTAGTAAAGTGTTgtataatacaagtttttatattcaCATCAAGGTGGAGTTAGATATGGTGAAACAGTTTCTGACAAATCTCATTTCTTATTTTTTCGGTGAACATTTTACTATAAAAGATATGGACTGTTCGGTATTTCTAGTACTgtctgaaacaataaacaaaacttgcaAGTGAAGTTAAGTGAAAATCATCGGAAGGTAGGATATCTTTATGTTGATACATTATGTGtgaattatctgttttataactttagaagTAATAACTTTCTCagcatctttaaaataaaacatttttctctgaatAACAAGTGaagtaaaatactgttttttattgtgttaaaattatCATTCGTGATATTTGTAACAAACGACAGTTTAACAACAACACAGAATTACgtctttgtaatttttcaaaacaaaattgttcgtttgttttcgaATTCCGTTGTAAGTTTTGTTcctgttttaataaattgttttgatttattttgaatctctTCAGTGTCTTGTGATTCGTATACTGTAGACATGAAGACCGCATTCCTGGTTCTGTTCTCTCTTGTCGTCCTAGCGGGAGACGCTTATGGTAAGTTTGTCAAAGAATTTTGATTTTACACGTCGGTttgtctttattatgtatttaatcacGTGATCTGATTCTGCAAAGGAATTGTTGGAATCTGTGGAATGAACGACTTCCTACTAAATCATCAACCTGAACGTAAGTTATACAACACGATAAAACTAAAATCTACTAAACTGTTTAACAcggtaaaactttcataaaataaacagttaattttgttGAACCAGTCTCTCCATGTTTCTATTGTCATCTACAGCGCCATCGTTCGGAGAACcaagaagtaaaataagaaacaggTCACATACATTAACAGATGGACGTGCACatgatatataattaattcagCTAATTAgccaagttatatttttatactgtttacaatttattttaaaatagttgagTTAAAACCTTTATCACAGACATGTTATTATacatcttataatattaaaattgaggGTTAAACGGTTATAGAAGTTGTGCTCTTTCTTaggtttcttattaatttttgatataaaacacttgtttacacAGTAATTAAAATGCTTGGTATTGGTCCACTGGTGTAGAAACACATGGTAGAGGACTAGCCATTTGTCTACCTCTGTCATGTGTTTAATAACGACAACAGCTAAAAGTTATGTTTTCCTTTACTTAGTCTCTTGATtgtgtgaagtaaaataaaggttattATGATATTACCTGGGAGAGTCGAAACGATCAGTGATAAACAttctattgttaacacataaTGTAATATGAACGATTTATTTTATCCGTAGCTGTTGTTTACTGTGGAAATGGATGGACCTGTCCTGACGGGTATACTTGTTGCTTGCGTCCTAATGGCAGTTTCGGTTGTTGCCCATATCATAATGCCGTCTGTTGCTGTAGTGGCAAAACATGTTGCCAGTCTCTACAATATTGTTCAGCAGATTCTATCAGATGTCATCAATGTTCATCCTTTGCTGGTGCATTAGTGGGTGATGCGCCGACAGCGACATCTCTCGTCGAAGCTGGAAAATCTTGAGTTGAGCacggaaattaaaaacaaaacaaaaacctttaaaatttttgttttaaaattaaagtctaTATTTTCAACTGACATCCTTTCCATGTCATTAAAAATTgacgaaaaaaaataaaagttataaata is a window from the Tachypleus tridentatus isolate NWPU-2018 unplaced genomic scaffold, ASM421037v1 Hic_cluster_1, whole genome shotgun sequence genome containing:
- the LOC143242032 gene encoding progranulin-like, yielding MKTAFLVLFSLVVLAGNAYAVVYCGNGWTCPDGYTCCLRPNGSFGCCPYRNGVCCCSGKTCCQSLQYCSADSIRCHQCSSFAGALVGDAPTATSLVEAGKLSCDSYTVDMKTAFLVLFSLVVLAGDAYAVVYCGNGWTCPDGYTCCLRPNGSFGCCPYHNAVCCCSGKTCCQSLQYCSADSIRCHQCSSFAGALVGDAPTATSLVEAGKS